The following are from one region of the Salvia hispanica cultivar TCC Black 2014 chromosome 1, UniMelb_Shisp_WGS_1.0, whole genome shotgun sequence genome:
- the LOC125200914 gene encoding 11S globulin seed storage protein Jug r 4-like, with protein MGKLSLSVLSFLLLLGLGYAFREQQGECQLSNIDAREPSYRVQSEGGQTEFWDNHNNEFRCAGVSIRRHIIQQRGLLLPVYHNAPVLVYVVQGKGTYGVLRSGCAETFEAGQQQQFSREERSQRFRDDRHQKVEEFQKGDVIAIRAGDAHWVYNDGDQELVVVVFHHNSNNANQLDQNPRSFFLAGNPGNQQEEEQYRSLRGSKRGQEAQSELGNVFSGLDDELLAEAFNVDVETARKLRGQNDERGHIIRAEKSIQLIQPQRSRQEREQERHNGLEETFCSARVKENLDRASRADFYNPRAGRFSTLNSFNLPILSFLQLSAAKGVLHRNAIFAPHWYTNAHSLIYATRGASRVQIVNHRGQAVFDGQVREGQVLVVPQNFAVVKQAEEQGFEWVAFNTNENAAINTLSGRTSAIRGLPVDVVANAYQVSREEAQRIKFSRQETLIFNANDARRSA; from the exons ATGGGCAAGCTCTCGCTCTCTGTTCTAAGCTTTCTTCTGCTGCTAGGATTGGGCTACGCCTTTAGAGAGCAGCAGGGAGAATGCCAGCTCAGCAACATCGACGCCCGGGAGCCGTCCTACCGCGTCCAATCGGAGGGCGGACAGACCGAGTTCTGGGATAACCACAACAACGAGTTCCGATGCGCCGGCGTCTCCATCCGCCGCCACATCATTCAGCAGAGAGGCCTCCTTCTCCCTGTCTACCACAACGCCCCCGTCCTCGTCTACGTCGTCCAAG GCAAGGGAACTTACGGAGTTCTGAGATCTGGCTGCGCCGAAACATTCGAAGCAGgccaacaacaacaattttcTCGGGAGGAGAGAAGCCAGAGATTCAGAGACGACAGACATCAGAAGGTTGAGGAATTCCAGAAGGGAGACGTCATCGCCATCAGGGCCGGTGATGCTCACTGGGTTTACAACGACGGCGATCAAGAGCTTGTTGTCGTTGTTTTCCACCACAACTCTAACAATGCCAACCAACTCGACCAAAACCCAAGG TCCTTCTTCCTGGCCGGAAACCCGGGCAACCAGCAAGAGGAGGAGCAATACAGGAGCCTGCGCGGAAGCAAGCGCGGCCAAGAAGCCCAATCCGAATTGGGCAACGTCTTCAGCGGGTTGGACGACGAGTTGTTGGCAGAGGCATTCAATGTTGATGTAGAGACCGCAAGGAAGCTGAGGGGCCAAAACGACGAAAGAGGCCACATTATAAGGGCAGAGAAGAGCATCCAGCTGATCCAGCCCCAGCGCAGCCGCCAGGAACGCGAACAAGAGCGCCACAACGGCCTCGAGGAGACCTTCTGCAGCGCCAGAGTCAAGGAGAATCTCGACAGAGCCTCACGCGCCGACTTCTACAACCCACGCGCCGGGAGATTCTCCACCCTCAACAGCTTCAACCTCCCCATCCTCAGCTTCCTCCAACTCAGCGCCGCCAAAGGAGTCCTCCACAGG AACGCTATATTCGCACCACACTGGTACACCAACGCCCACAGCCTCATCTATGCCACCCGAGGCGCCTCACGGGTGCAGATAGTGAACCACCGCGGCCAAGCTGTGTTCGACGGGCAGGTGAGAGAGGGGCAGGTGCTCGTGGTGCCCCAAAACTTCGCGGTGGTGAAGCAGGCCGAAGAGCAGGGCTTCGAGTGGGTTGCATTCAACACCAACGAAAATGCGGCCATCAACACCTTGAGCGGCCGCACCTCGGCCATCAGGGGGCTGCCCGTGGATGTCGTTGCTAACGCGTACCAAGTATCGAGGGAGGAGGCACAGAGGATCAAGTTTTCGCGCCAGGAGACTCTTATTTTCAACGCTAATGACGCACGTCGCTCTGCTTGA